One genomic segment of Deinococcus aestuarii includes these proteins:
- a CDS encoding glycoside hydrolase family 2 TIM barrel-domain containing protein, which yields MGEARVGLSAELDRLWEQFGRPIIMTEFGADTMAGMHGQPPVMWTEEYQADYIRFHLEEAEKRDYVAGMQVWNFADFAAVQSIMRVGGLNMKGVFTRQRTPKMAAHVLREFWVDRAQKGEPSPRQAVSDTQRTDKELSR from the coding sequence TTGGGCGAGGCGCGCGTGGGGCTGTCGGCGGAACTCGACCGCCTGTGGGAGCAGTTCGGCAGGCCCATCATCATGACCGAGTTCGGCGCGGACACGATGGCGGGGATGCACGGCCAGCCGCCCGTCATGTGGACCGAGGAGTACCAGGCCGACTACATCCGCTTCCACCTGGAGGAGGCCGAGAAGCGCGACTACGTGGCCGGAATGCAGGTCTGGAACTTCGCCGACTTCGCCGCCGTGCAGAGCATCATGCGGGTGGGCGGGCTTAATATGAAGGGCGTGTTCACCCGTCAGCGCACGCCGAAGATGGCCGCCCACGTCCTGCGCGAGTTCTGGGTGGACCGCGCCCAGAAGGGGGAGCCGTCCCCCCGTCAGGCCGTGTC